The window CCAGTCGGCGACCCGGCCGACCGAAAGACTGCCATCGGACCTATGGTCACACAGAAGCAGTACGAGCGAGTGCAATCCTATATCCGGTTTCTACGGGGATCATAGTGGGTAGAGATTGAGCTTTCCGCAGAAGAACAGGATACGAATCCGGTAGTTGTGAAAGTTGCGAAAGCCTCGGGCAGCGGACTTGAGACTCTGGATTTTCGAGTTCAGCCCCTCGGTTAC is drawn from Verrucomicrobiia bacterium and contains these coding sequences:
- a CDS encoding transposase, which produces VTEGLNSKIQSLKSAARGFRNFHNYRIRILFFCGKLNLYPL